A stretch of Plasmodium chabaudi chabaudi strain AS genome assembly, chromosome: 14 DNA encodes these proteins:
- a CDS encoding 60 kDa chaperonin, putative, whose amino-acid sequence MKTAKGIFVFLMFFMLLLKDGNCMKKRRDFPKKNLKCLNKRLNYINSKIISRRKENYVKMKMTENKIKGKDIIYGNECRNELLKGILTVSDVVKLTLGPRGRNVLLEKDYGSPLIINDGVTIAKNISLKDRKKNNGVKLMQESTNISNDKAGDGTSSTALMTATITKKGIEQVNNNHNPIPIQRGIQLASKMIMEKIKSLSTPIKTYKDILNIATIASNNDVHMGQIIANAYDKLGKNAAIILDDNADINDKLEFTEGYNFDRGIINPYLLYNENKDYIEYSNVSTLITDQNIDNIQSILPILEIFAKNKQPLCIIADDFSNEVLQTLIINKLKGAIKVVPIRAPSFGDRRKDYLKDLCIVTNSKYISADVGLDLNNLHNNMNSFDNNYLSLLGNANTLIVKKDRTSLITKEEYKDKIDERINVLKKEFEETTSKYDKEKLNERIAALSGGIAKILIGGNTETEQKERKFKYEDATNAVKSAIDIGYVPGGGVTYLEIIKSNFINEIHKKIEEQFQNVGSQEEKKYLDLVGNLESEIELQKMGANIVVSSLDVITKQIADNAGVNGENVVKIILNSKDKYGFGYDVNTNKFVNMVDNGIIDSTNVILSVIKNSCSIASMVLTTECMMVDSEKKDKGVLDPSIDSRHYLSRHRRRDYRSRLDDMDDEDDLDDEDDEDDEDEDDEDDEEDEDDEEDEDEMDDDDDGYNYDE is encoded by the exons atgaaaacagCAAAAGGTATATTCGTTTTTCTGATGTTTTTTATGCTGCTCCTAAAAGATGGTAATTGTATGAAGAAAAGAAGAGattttccaaaaaaaaatttaaaatgtttaaataaaagattaaactatataaatagtaaaataataagtaggaggaaagaaaattatgttaaaatgaaaatgacggaaaataaaataaaaggaaaagatattatatatggaaaTGAATGTCGtaatgaattattaaaaggTATATTAACAGTATCAGATGTTGTAAAACTAACATTAGGTCCAAGAGGACGAAATGTTTTATTAGAAAAGGATTATGGAAGTccattaataattaatgaTGGTGTAACTAtagcaaaaaatatttcattaaaagatagaaaaaaaaataatggagTAAAATTAATGCAAGAAAGTACAAACATATCAAATGATAAAGCAGGAGATGGTACTAGTTCAACTGCTTTAATGACAGCAactataacaaaaaaaggtATTGAACAAGTAAACAATAATCATAATCCTATACCAATACAAAGAGGTATACAATTGGCATCAAAAATGattatggaaaaaataaaatctcTTTCTACACccataaaaacatataaagatatattaaatatagcAACGATTGCAAGTAATAATGATGTACACATGGGTCAAATTATTGCAAATGCATATGATAAGTTAGGAAAAAATGCTGCTATTATATTAGATGATAATGCTGAtattaatgataaattaGAATTTACTGAAGGTTATAACTTTGATAGAGGTATAATTAACCcatatcttttatataacGAAAATAAGGATTATATCGAATATAGTAATGTTTCAACTTTAATTACTGATCaaaatattgataatatacAATCGATTTTACCAATATTAGAAAtttttgcaaaaaataagcaGCCTTTATGTATTATTGCTGATGATTTTAGTAACGAAGTTTTACAAACTTTAATCATAAACAAGCTAAAGGGCGCCATCAAAGTG GTTCCTATAAGAGCCCCCTCATTTGGTGATAGAAGAAAAGATTACCTAAAAGATTTATGTATTGTCACAAACAGTAAATACATAAGTGCAGATGTCGGATTGGACTTAAACAACTTACATAACAACATGAATAGCTTTGACAACAActatttatcattattaggAAATGCAAATACtttaatagtaaaaaaGGATAGAACAAGTTTAATTACAAAAGAAGAATATAAGGATAAAATAGATGAAAGAATTAacgttttaaaaaaagaatttgaAGAAACAACTTCGaaatatgataaagaaaaattaaatgaacgTATAGCAGCATTATCAGGAGGTAtagcaaaaatattaattggAGGTAATACAGAAACGGAgcaaaaagaaagaaaatttaaatatgaagATGCAACTAATGCTGTAAAAAGTGCTATCGATATAGGTTATGTTCCAGGTGGTGGTGTTACTTatttagaaataataaaatcgaactttataaatgaaatacataaaaaaatagaagaaCAGTTTCAAAATGTTGGAAGtcaagaagaaaaaaaatatcttgATTTAGTAGGAAATTTAGAATCAGAAATAGAACTACAAAAAATGGGAGCTAACATAGTTGTTAGTAGTTTAGATGTCATTACCAAACAAATTGCAGATAATGCTGGAGTGAATGGAGAAAATGttgttaaaattattttaaattcaaAAGATAAATATGGATTTGGTTATGATGtcaatacaaataaatttgttaatatgGTAGATAATGGAATTATTGATAGTACTAATGTTATTTTAAgtgttattaaaaacaGTTGCAGTATTGCTAGTATGGTATTAACTACTGAATGTATGATGGTAGATAGTGAAAAGAAAGATAAAGGGGTGTTAGATCCATCTATAGATTCTAGGCATTATCTTTCTAGACATAGAAGAAGAGATTATAGAAGCAGACTTGATGATATGGATGATGAGGATGATCTTGACGATGAAGATGATGAAGATGATGAAGATGAAGATGACGAAGACGATGAAGAAGATGAAgatgatgaagaagatGAAGACGAAATggatgatgatgatgatggATATAATTACGatgaataa
- a CDS encoding phenylalanine--tRNA ligase, putative: MLLFYVSIVILAFFQKHIITYRKKPQFINNIIISKLNKDYYIKDDIVNYGRFKYVYNIKNHPIHNVTDQILKFLKTKDNFYVVYNKCPLYSSNTCFNDILIKKTNETTSLKSNFYFSDSYLYIPQATSLFPHVHQLINNYQTYSKENEVKLNEDQNNDHDETLNSKEQHGGKYQNELNNGDSYINDETGKVGRRKGKKITDQYNNVICDNSFNNIVTNNCKHNECNETQGIKPNVLGSSCSCTNTNNFNDFENNYAIISNVFRKDNIDKLHFSFFNQMDIYMKIKNETISKEKEMIYFLCELLSYIFGKNSTWRIKVDSFDFTDKSLQAEVFYNNKWVEILGCGILKEKILLKKNKKYDMHDYLAVGLGLDRIAMIKYDITRIRDLYLYTSNTHQNYISNSNEQNGCTESKQINIHDEVGKKNDLINNMDSCDNCSNSHSEKGIHIHNVEKNGIDKLKSISNTNEKKTCELFKDRENNILLNCPQREGFELKNKLQNFFKTNKMIDKKKTNEEFLYFINLYNIKDEEYDLSFYANCEWDNKLFIKTVLDLKNIQNFDFLKKVILLDVFFNEIHNKTSYTYKFVYSPTSDVKDQNIFKDYVKKLHNQIKEKIASMYDISIR, from the exons atgcttttattttatgtttccATTGTAATACTAgcattttttcaaaaacatattatcaCATACAGAAAGAAACCtcaatttattaataacataattatatcaaAACTTAATAaagattattatattaaagatGATATAGTCAACTATGGAagatttaaatatgtttataacataaaaaatcatcCTATACACAATGTTACAGACCAAATActgaaatttttaaaaacaaaggacaatttttatgtagTTTATAACAAATGCCCCCTTTATAGTAGTAACACATGttttaatgatatattgattaaaaaaacaaatgaaacaACGTCCTTAAAAAGCAACTTTTACTTTTCTGATTCGTATTTATACATTCCTCAAGCTACATCATTATTTCCACACGTTCAccaattaataaataattaccAAACATATTCAAAAGAGAATGaagtaaaattaaatgaagaTCAAAACAATGATCATGATGAAACTTTAAACTCGAAAGAACAGCATGGGGGCAAATATCAGAACGAACTAAATAATGGAGATAGTTATATTAATGATGAAACAGGAAAAGTTGGGAGAAGGaagggaaaaaaaataactgaTCAATATAATAACGTAATTTGTGATAATAgctttaataatattgtaaCAAATAATTGTAAGCATAATGAATGTAACGAAACGCAAGGTATTAAACCAAATGTTTTGGGAAGCTCATGCTCTTGTACTAATACAAACAATTTTAAcgattttgaaaataactATGCAATTATTTCAAACGTATTTCGAAAAGATAACATAGACAAACTAcacttttcattttttaatcaaatggatatttatatgaaaataaaaaatgaaacaatTAGTAAGGAAAAggaaatgatatattttttatgtgaactgttatcatatatttttggtAAAAACAGCACGTGGAGGATTAAAGTAGATTCTTTTGATTTTACAGACAAATCATTACAGGCAGaagttttttataataataaatgggTAGAAATTTTAGGATGTGGAATattaaaggaaaaaatacttttaaaaaaaaataaaaaatatgatatgcATGATTATTTAGCTGTAGGATTAGGACTAGATAGAATTGCCATGATTAAATATGACATAACTAGAATTAGAgatctatatttatacacatCAAATACccatcaaaattatataagtaACTCAAATGAACAAAATGGTTGCACAGAAagcaaacaaataaatatacatgatgaggttggaaaaaaaaacgatttAATAAACAACATGGACAGTTGTGATAATTGTTCCAATAGCCATAGTGAAAAAGGAATTCATATTCATAATGTCGAAAAAAATGGTAtagataaattaaaaagtatttCAAACacgaatgaaaaaaaaacgtgTGAGTTATTTAAAGAtagagaaaataatattttattgaattGCCCTCAAAGGGAAGGttttgaattaaaaaataagttacaaaatttttttaaaacaaataaaatgatagataaaaaaaaaacaaatgaagaatttttatattttataaatttatataacataaaaGATGAAGAATATGATTTGTCATTTTATGCGAATTGTGAATGGGATAATAaactatttataaaaacagtTTTGGATCTTAAAAATATCcaaaattttgattttttaaaaaaagttattcTTCTtgatgtattttttaatgagaTTCACAACAAAACAAGTTACacttataaatttgtttattccCCGACTTCGGATGTAAAG gaccaaaatatttttaaagattATGTAAAGAAATTGCACAATCaaataaaggaaaaaattgCATCTATGTACGACATAAGTATTAGATAA